Part of the Nocardioides perillae genome is shown below.
TGCCCGAGGCGATGCGCCTGCACGAGGAGTTCTTGACCCTCATGCAGGGGCGCGGCAGCGTCGAGCCCGACGAGGACGTGCTGGAGGACGGCATCGCCTTCGCCGGCGTCGCGAAGTTCCCCGCCCGGGTGAAGTGCGCGCTGCTCGGCTGGATGGCCTGGAAGGACGCCACCGCCTCCGCCCTGACGACGACCACCCCCGGCCAGACGACTGGAGACACGGCATGACCGACACCACCCCCAGCACCCCCACGGGCGCAGCGGCGCCCGACCACAGCGACCTGCCCGACGTCGAGACGGCGGCGGCCGGCGGCACCGCGACCGCCACCGTCGACGACGTGACCGAGGCGATGAAGGACGTCGTCGACCCCGAGCTCGGCATCAACGTCGTCGACCTCGGCCTGGTCTACGGCGTGCACGTCGACGAGACGTCCAACGTCGTCATCGACATGACCCTCACCTCGGCCGCGTGCCCGCTGACCGACGTGATCCAGGACCAGACCAACGCCGCGCTCGAGGGTCTCGCCAACGACGTCGCGATCAACTGGGTCTGGATGCCGCCGTGGGGGCCCGACAAGATCACCGAGGACGGCCGCGAGCAGCTGCGGGCCCTCGGCTTCAACGTCTGAGCCGCGCCGTGAGCGAGGTCGCGGGTGAGCCCGGGGACGTCGAGTCCTTCTGGGCCGACGCCCGGGTCCACGCTCGCATGAACGCCGCCCCGAGCTACTTCGGCCCGACCACCCTGGAGGTGGTCGTCCCGCCGACCTGGTCGTTCTCCGACGACCCGGCCGAGGCCGACGCGGGCCTGGCCGCGCTGCTCGACGGCAGCACCACCCGGCTCGAGACCCCGGTCGCCGAGCTCGAGGCGGCCGGTGAGGCCCCGCCGGCGCCGGGCACGCTCGGCATCGTGCTCGACGGGGCGGGCCGCCCGCGGGCCCTGGTCAGCACCAGCCGCGTCGAGGTCGTCGACGGCGTGCTCGTCGAGCACCTCGCCGTGCTGCACCGGGCCTGAGCCGTGCCCGACCAGCCGGCACCGGCGGCGTCCGAGGTCGCCGTGCCCCTCGAGCGCGTCGAGCGCTGGGTGCTCAACTTCCAGGGCCGCCACGGTGCCACCGCGCTCGACGTGGTCGACGGCGCGCTGGTCGGGGCCGCGGCCGACGGCTCCAGCTTCACCGCTCGCCTCCCCTTCGCCCAGCACTACGCCGGACTGCCGGCCGCCGCCGACTTCCGGCTCGCCGCGGACGTGCCCGCCGACTGGGGCGTGCTGCTGGTCCGCAAGGGCGGCTTCGCCGTCGCCCGGCTCGCCGGTGACCGGGTGGCGGGCAGCAAGGTCGGCAAGCGCCACGTGCAGGGGCGCACCAAGGCGGGCGGGCAGAGCCAGCAGCGCTTCGCCCGACGCCGCGACAACCAGGCGCGGCAGGCCTACGAGGCGGCCGGCGAGCACGCCGTGCGCCTGCTGGTGCCGGCACCCGCGGGCGGCCTGCCGACGGTGGTGGGCGGTGACCGCGGCGCGGTCGAGCAGGTGCTCGACGACCCACGCCTCGCGCGGTGCCGGGTGGTCGAGCCGTGGCTGCCGGTGCCCGACCCGCGCCGCGACGTGCTCACCTCCGCCGTGGCGGACGCCTGCTCTGCCAGGATGACGGTCGTCAACGCCTGAGACGGCCAGGAGGCGCCCGTGTGGCAGCCCGCTCCGGGGTGGCAGCCGCTGCCCGGTGGCGCCTCGGTGTCCACCGTCGGCGTGTGGGCCGCGGTCGAGGACGGGCGCGACGTGGTGGTGAAGCGCCTCGCGCGCCCCGGGCCCGACGACCCGCCCGAGCTCGATGACCCGCGCAGCAGCGCCTGGTGGCGCCGACCCGCCGAGGTGGGGCTGGCCGGCTCGGTCGCGGCCTCGCCTGGCCTGCGGGGCCCCGCGCTGGTGCGGTGCGAGGAGGACGACGACGGCCTGGTGCTGGTGCACGAGCGAGCCGCGGGCGCCGTGGCCGTGCCGGGTCTCTTCGTCGCCGCCTGCCTCGGTCGGTTCGCGGGCGCCCGGGTCGAGGACCCCGGCTGGCTGGCGCGGGGGCAGCTGCGCGAGCGGCTGGCCCGCGTCGAGCGCCGAGGCGGCTGGCGCTCGCTGGCCCGCACCACGGTCGCCGATGTGGCCGACCACCTGTGGCGGCGGCGCACGTCGATGCTCGCCCGCCTCGACGCCCTGCCGCAGGTCGCGCAGCACGGCGACCCGGTCCCGGGCAACCTCGTGGGCGTCGACCCCGGGGACCCGTCGCGCTGCGTCGCGGTCGACTGGGCCACGCTCGGCACAGGCCCGGTGGGCGCCGACCTCGGCTACTGGTCGCTGAGCTCGCGCGAATCGTTCGAGCCGCTGCTCGAGGCCTACGTCGGCGCCTTGCCCGCCGGGCTCGCCGACCCCGACGACGCGGCGTACGCCGCCCGCGTGACGGCCGTGCTCACCGTGCTGACCCGCGCGGACTGGGCGCTCGGGCGGGTGGCCGAGGGGGAGGGGGCGCTGGCGGGGAAGTACACCCACCCCGCGGTCGCGCCGCACCTGCGGGCGATGCAGCGGCAGTTCCCGCAGCTCGAGGCCCTGCTGTGACGGGCCCGGCGACCTCGGTGGTCGCCGGCCGGTGAGGACCGGGGTCGCTCAGGCGCGCGCGACGTCGAGGTGCCCGGCGACGGCAGCGCGCAGCGACACGGTGTCCACCGCGACGGTCACGATCGTCGCGCCCTCGGCGGCGTACGCCGCGGCCTGCTCGCCGTCGTAGGCGTAGACGCCGACCGGCACCCCGGCTGCGCGCGCCCGGGCGATGACCGAGGACAGGACGTCGCGCAGCTCCGCCGCGTGCTCGGCGCCGACCAGCTCCAGGGAGAGCGACAGGTCCCCCGGGACCGACGTAGATCCTGTCGATCCCGGGCACGGCGAGGACGGCGTCGAGGTCGGGCCGAGGACCGCGAGACGCTGCTCACGCGTCCGCAAACCGCATGACGGGTGTCGGTGACGGAGGGGAGGATGGGCGGTGATGCTCACCGCGCTCCGCACCTACGTCACGCCCCCGTCCACCCTCGCCGGCCGCCTGTCGGTCCAGTCGCTGCTGTTCGCCACCGGCGAGGGCGCGTTCCTGGCGGGATCGGCCGTCTACTTCGGCGTCATCCTGGGGCTCTCACTGGGCCAGGTCGGCATCGGCCTCACCGTCGCGGCGATCGCCAGCTTCCTCGCGGCCGTGCCGGCCGGCAAGCTCGTCGACCACTTCGGCCCCAAGCGGATGTGGTCGCTGAGCGCGGTGCTGCAGGGCTCGCTCTTCGTCGCCTGGCCGTTCATCGACAGCGTCGAGCAGTTCGTCGCGCTCGCGGTGGTGATGGAGGTCGCGGGGAGCCTCGGCGGCGCGGCGCACGCCGCCTACGTCCTCGACGTCCTGCCGCCCGCCGAGCGCGTGGAGTCGCGGGCCTACATGTACTCCGCTCTCAACGTCGGCTTCAGCCTGGGCGCCTTCCTCAGCGGCGGCGCCATCGCCTTCGGCGCCGACGTGCTGCGCTGGGCGCCGGTGCTCACCGCGGCGCTCTTCGCGGTCAACGCCGTGGCGATCCTCCGGCTGCCCGACGCCTCCCACGACGTGCGCTCCACCGAGCCGCGCCGCAGGCCGGAGGGCCCGGCGGCCATCCGCAACCGCAGCTGGCTCGCCGTCACCTTCCTCACCGGCGTGCTGTGGTCCAACCAGGTGCTCCTGCACACGGTCATCCCGCTGTGGCTGGTGCTCGAGACCGACGCGCCCCACGAGCTGGTGGCGCTGCTCTTCGCGACCAACACCGTCATGTGCATCGTGCTGCCGCGCCTGACCTCGCGCGGCATCCGCGACGTCGACACCGCCCTGCGCGCGGTGCGGCTGTCCGCGCTCTTCTTCGCGCTGACCTGCGTCGTCACCCTGGCCACCCACGAGACCGTCGGCTGGGTCACCGTCGTGCTGTTCTTCCTCGGCCACGTCGTGCTGACGTGGGCCGAGCTCTACCTCTCGGCCTCGGGCTGGACCTTCGAGGCCGAGCTGATGGACCCGCGCCGGCGCGGCGACTACCAGGGCGTCTCGGAGCTCGGCGGCACGCTGGGCCGCTTCTGGGCGCCGGCCGTCTACGGCTTCCTGGCGATGGAGTGGGGCGCCTTCGGCTGGCTCACGATCGCCGCCATCGTCGGTGCCGCCGCGGCCGCGATGCACCCGGCCACCCGGGCCGGCCGGCGCTTCCTCGAGCAGCACGTGCCGCCCGAGGTGCTCGCCGACGCCCGGGCGGGAGGCTCGCCCGCGCCGCCCGCCACCACCGACCTGACCGACCCGGTCAACCCGGGCGCCACCGTCACCGACGCACCCCTGCCGCGCTGAGCGCCGCGCCCCCACACGTCGTACGCCGCGCCCTCAGCCCTGCGGCAGACCCGCGCCGTCGCGCTGGAAGCGCACCAGCCGCTCGTTCTCGACGTCGACGCGGGACAAGGTGCCCTCGAGCTCGCGGAACATCTCCTTGAGCTCGCGCACCCCGCTCGGTGACTGCCGCACGACCGCCGCGGCGAGCTCGAGCGCGGCGGCCTCCGCCTCGGCGGCAGGGGCCACCCGGTGCACCAGGCCGAGCGCCAGGGCCTCGTCGGCGTCGACGCGGCGTCCGGTGTAGACGAGCTCCTTCGCTCGCGAGAGGCCCACGAGGGGGGTGAGCCGGGCGGGCCCCACCGGCACGCCGAGGCGGGCCCCGGCCCAGGCGAGGTGGAGGTTGTCACCGGCCACGCGCAGGTCGCAGCCGGCGGCGACCTCGGCCCCGGCGCCGACCGTGCTGCCGACGCACACCGCGATCGTCGGGACCGGCACCAGCTCGACGAGGCGGTAGAGCCGGGCGAAGGCCTCCATGCGGGCGACACCCCCGGCGGCGTCGAGCTGCTCGGAGACGTCGGCACCGGCGCTGAACGCGGTCTCGGACGTCGACGACAGCACCACCACGCGCACGTCGGGGTCGTCGCACAGCTCGGTCAGCGCCTGGTTGAGCAGGCCCAGCGTGGCGGTGTCGAAGGCGTTGCGCTTGGCGGGACGGTCGAGGCGCAGCACCTCGACGCCGTCGTCGTGTCTCTCTCGCTGCAGGCTCACGCCCGCGAGTCTCCCGCGGCCAGGAGCTGGCGGGGCGCCGGCGCCAGCCCGTGGACGCTCAGGGGTTGCGCACCGCGAAGGTGTCGCAGGCCTCGACCGTGCCGCGCTCGTAGCCGGTGGAGAACCACCGCACCCGCTGCTCGGCCGAGCCGTGGGTCCAGGACTCGGTGGTGACCTGGCCCTGGGTGCGCTCCTGGATGCGGTCGTCGCCGATCGCCTCGGCCGCCTCGACGGCGAGCCTCACGTCGTCGCGGGTGAGGTCGGAGATGAGCGGCACGCCGGAGGCGGTCTCGGTCGAGGTCGCGCCCTTCGCCCAGGCGCCGGCGTAGCAGTCGGCCTGCAGCTCCAGGCGCACGGCGTCGCTGTCGGGCCCCGACTGCGTGCGGACCTGGCGCATCGTGCCGAGCAGGTTCTGCACGTGGTGGCCGTACTCGTGGGCGAGCACGTAGGCCTCGACGAAGCCGCCGTCGGGCCCGCCGAGCTGCTGCTCGAGCACCGAGTCGAAGAAGCCGCTGTCGAGGTAGATGCCCTGGTCGCCGGGGCAGTAGAACGGCCCCACGGCCGAGGTGGCCTGGCCGCAGGCGGTCTGCACCGAGCCCGAGAACGTCGTGAGGGTGGTGGGGGAGAAGTCGGCCCGGGTCTGGGCCGGCAGCGCCTCGGACCAGTAGTCGTGCAGCGAGTTCTCCACCGCCACGCGGGCGCAGTCGGCCGAGGCGTTGGCGTCGGCGCCGGTCTCGCACGCCGCGTAGCGCTCGGTCGCCGTGAACCGGCTGCTGTCCAACCCGCTGCCGACCCCGCTGCCCAGGCCACCCAGGCCACCGCCGCCACCGCCGCCGAAGAGCTGGATGCCGACGATGATCAGCACCACGACCAGGCCGAGGCCGCCACCGCCGACCGCGCCCCCGGGGATGGGGAGGCCGCCGCCGCGCCCGCGCCCTCCGCCCAGGCCACCGCCGAGGCCACCTCCGAGCCCGCCGCCGAAGCCACCGCCCCCGCGCCGGTCGCCGACGCGGCTGGTGTCGAGCCGGGCCTTGGGGTTGAACCTCATCGTCGCTCCTGGTGTCGGGGGTGTGCGGCGTCACCCGGTATCCCGCGCACGGCGATTCTGCACCCACCCCGCGGCGTTCCTAGACTGGGCCGGACATGATCACCACCACCGACCTGGAAGTGCGCGCCGGGGCCCGCCTGCTCATGGAGCACGTCAGCTTCCGGGTCGCCGCCGGCGACAAGGTCGGCCTGGTGGGCCGCAACGGTGCCGGCAAGACGACGCTGACCAAGATCCTCGCGGGTGAGGCGCTGCCCGCCAGCGGTGCGGTGCACCGCACCGGCGAGGTGGGCTACCTCCCGCAGGACCCCCGCATCGGCGACCCCGAGATGCTCGCCCGCGACCGCATCCTGTCCTCGCGCGGCCTGCACGACGTCGTGCGGCGACTGCGCGACGCCGAGGCCGAGATGGGCTCCGCCGACCCCGCCACCGCCGACCGCGCCATGAAGCGCTGGACCCGCGCCGACGCCGAGCTGCACGCCGGCGGCGGCTACGCCGCGGAGGCCGAGGCCGCGCAGATCGCCAGCAGCCTGGGCATCGAGGACCGCCTGCTCACGCAGCCCCTCAAGACGCTCTCGGGTGGCCAGCGGCGCCGGGTCGAGCTGGCGCGCATCCTCTTCTCCGGCGCCGAGACGCTGCTGCTCGACGAGCCGACCAACCACCTCGACGCCGACTCGATCGTGTGGCTGCGCGGCTTCCTCAAGGCCCACTCCGGCGGGCTCATCGTGATCAGCCACGACAACGACCTGCTCGAGGACACCGTCACCCGGGTGCTGCACCTCGACGCCAACCGCGCCACGATCGACGTCTACAACATGGGCTGGAAGGCCTACCTCACGCAGCGCGAGACCGACGAGCGCCGACGGCGCCGCGAGCGGCAGAACGCCGAGTCCAAGGCCAAGACGCTCACCGACCAGGCCAACAAGATGCGGGCCAAGGCCAGCAAGGCCTCCGCTGCGCAGTCGATGCTCAAGCGGGCCGAGAAGATGATGGCGGGCGTCGAGGGGGAGCGGCAGGCTGACAAGGTCGCGCGCATCGCCTTCCCCAAGCCGGCGCCGTGCGGCAAGACGCCGATCACCGCGGCGCAGCTGTCCAAGGCGTACGGCTCGCTCGAGGTCTTCACCGGCGTCGACCTGGCCATCGACAAGGGCTCCCGCGTGGTGATCCTGGGCCTGAACGGCGCGGGCAAGACCACGATGCTGCGCATCCTCGCCGGCGTCGACCGCCCCGACACCGGTGAGGTCGTGCCGGGCCACGGGCTCAAGCTCGGCTACTACGCCCAGGAGCACGAGACCCTCGACACCGCGCGCACCGTGCTCGAGAACATGCAGAGCGCCGCACCGCAGCTCACCGACTCGGAGGCGCGCAGCGTGCTGGGCTCCTTCCTCTTCTCCGGTGACGACGCGCACAAGCCGGCCGCGGTGCTCTCCGGCGGCGAGAAGACCCGCCTCGCGCTCGCCAGCCTGGTGGTCTCGAGCGCCAACGTGCTGCTGCTCGACGAGCCCACCAACAACCTCGACCCGGCGTCGCGCGAGGAGGTGCTGGCCGCAATCCGCACCTACGAGGGCGCGATCGTGCTGGTCACCCACGACGAGGGTGCCGTGCGCGCCCTGGAGCCCGACCGCGTCCTGCTGCTGCCCGACGGCGACGAGGACCTGTGGAACGAGGGCTACGCCGACCTGGTCTCGCTGGCCTGAAGCGCCACCCGCGTCTCGCGGGCGCGACCGCGCAGCTGCACGGTCTCGACGACCTCCCAGTGCGCGGCCTCCGCGACCCCGGCTGCCTCGACGGTCTCGGCCGAGACCGCGACGCGGCCGGGCCGGTCCTTGGCGAGCTCGGTCAGGCGGGCCGCGGCGTTCACGGCGTCGCCGATGACGGTGTACTCGAAGCGCCGCTGGTCGCCGACGTTGCCCGCCACGGCCTCGCCGGTCGCGACCCCGATCCCGGCGCCCACCTCGGGCACCTCCTGCGCCAGCCGCGCCGCCACGCAGCGGGCCGTCTCCAGCGCCGCGCGCGCGTGGTCGTCCTGGTCGACCGGGGCGCCGAAGACCGCGAGCACCGCGTCACCCATGAACTTGTTGACCAGGCCGCCGCGGCGGTCGACCTCGTCGACCACCACGCCGCAGAAGCGGTTGAGCAGCGCGACGACGTCGGTGGCCGGCCGCTCCTCGGCGTACGTCGTGGAGCCGACGAGGTCGACGAAGAGCACCGAGACGCACCGCACCTCGCCCCCGAGCTCGACGCTGCGCAGCAGGGCGGCCCGCGCCACGTCGTGCCCCACGTGGCGCCCGAAGATGTCGCGGATGCGCTCCCGCTCGCCGAGCCCCTCCGCCATCCGGTTGAAGCCGGCCTGAAGCGCGCCGAGCTCGGTGCCGTCGTAGACCTGCAGCCGCACGTCGAGGTCGCCGCCCTCGACGCGGTGCAGCGCGTCGCGCACGTCGAGGATGGGGGAGACCACCGCGCGGGCGTCGAGCACCGCGATCAGCAGGCCGGGCACGAGCACGACGGTGCCGAGCACGAGCACGACCACCGCCAGCCGGGTGCGGCCGATGTCGTCGCCGGCCAGCGCCAGCACCGCGACGACCATGAGCCCGGCGACCGGCACCCCGGAGCCGAGCACCCAGAAGAGCAGCATGCGCCGCTTGACGCCGGAGCCCGCCGTCGGGCGGTCGGTGAGCACGCGCGCGTCGTCGGTGAGGGCCCGTGCGGCGATCGGGCGCAGCCCGAACTCGGCGAGCAGGTAGGACACGGCGCACACGAGCACGCCGGCGATCGCGACCGACAGCAGCACCGTCGTGGTGAGGGCAGGCTGCAGCCACACCGCGAGGCCGGTGAGCAGCGCGACCCCGCCGGCCCACAGCACCGCCTGCATGACCGTCAGCCGCAGCGGCACCCGCAGCGCCGTGCGCCGCTCCTCGTCGCTGGGCACCCGCTGGTCGGTGGCCCAGCGCAGCGCCCGCAGGGTGACGGTGGTGCCCCACGCCGCGCCCACGAGGACCGCCACCCCGACGTAGGTCGGCACCGCGACCGCCGCCGCCAGCACCCCGGCGGCGCCCAGCGGCTCGGCGGGCCGCACCAGCCAGAAGACCCCGGCGACGACGAGCGCGCCGACGACGTTGGTGGTCACGATGAGGACCGTGAGGAGCAGCTGCACCCGCACGCGCAGCTGTCGCCGGCCCTGGTCGGCGGGCCCCAGGAGCCAGGAGCCGAAGGGCTGAGCGCTGCTCACCGGCCCGACCCTACTGGTCCGTATGCTGCGCGGCATGACTCCCGACGAGCTGGCCCAGGTCGGCCTCCGCTTCGAGGTCGACGGACCCGTCGCCACCCTCACCCTCGACCGGCCGGAGCGCCGCAACGCCCAGACGCCGGCGATGTGGCGTGCCATGGCCCGCCTGGGCGCCGAGGTCCCCGACGAGGTGCGGGTCGTCGTCGTGCGCGGCGCCGGCGTGTGCTTCTCCGCCGGCCTGGACCGCACCATGCTCGACCCGGCGCGCTCCGCAGCCGACGGGGGAGGCGACGAGACCGTCGTCGGCCTGCTCGCGCAGGACGACGAGGCGATCGTGCGCACGATCGGGGACTACCAGCAGGGTTTCCTGTGGCTGCGCGACCCGCGCTTCGTCTCGGTCGCCGCCGTGCACGGGCACGCCATCGGCGCGGGCTTCCAGCTCGCGCTGTCGTGCGACCTGCGGGTCGTCGCGGCCGACGCGCAGTTCTCCATGCGCGAGGCCGCGCTCGGGCTCGTGCCCGACCTCACGGGAACAAAACCGCTGGTCGAGGCCGTTGGCTACGCGCGGGCACTGGAGCTGTGCACCACCGCCCGCACCTTCGGCGCCGAGCAGGCGGCGGCGTACGGCCTGACGACGGTCGACTGCGCCGCCGACGGCCTCGACGCCGCGCTGGAGGAGCTGGTCGGCGCGCTGACCGCCCCGATGGCGGGTGCGGTGCGGGCGACCAAGCAGGTCGTGCAGCAGGCGTCCGCGAACGACCTGGCCACCCAGTGCCTGGTCGAGCGCACCGCCCAGGTCGGCCGCTTCCGCGAGCTGGCCGCCCTGGCCGGCGCCTGAGCGGGGCCGCCCGGCCCGCACCCCGCGGGACCGGGCGAGGTGGGGCGAGGCGGGAGGAGACCCGGTGTCGATGTCAGGGATGGGGCCGGCCTTCCGGACGCTGCGCACGGACCGCAGCGTGGCCCAGCAGCGGCTCGACCGCAGCACCGTGCGCCGGGTCCTGCGCTTCGCGCGCCCGCACCGCCGGCTGATCGCGCTCTTCCTCGTCCTCACGGTCGTCGACGCCGGTCTGGTCGTCGTCAACCCCCTGCTGATCCAGCGCATCATCGACGACGGCATCCTCGGCGGCGACCCGACGCTCATCACCCTCCTCGCGCTCGCCATGGTCGCCACCACCCTGGTGAGCGGGGTGCTGATGGTGCTGATGGGCCTGCTGTCGTCCCGCATCGGCGAGGGCCTGATCTTCGACCTGCGCACGCAGGTCTTCGCCCACGTGCAGCGCCAGTCGTTGGCCTTCTTCACCCGCACCCAGACCGGCGCGCTGGTCTCCCGGCTCAACAACGACGTCATCGGCGCCCAGCGTGCCTTCACCTCGACGCTGTCCGGCACGGTGTCCAACGCGATCGCCGTGGTCGTCGTCGGCATCACGATGTTCGCGCTCAGCTGGCAGGTCACGCTGCTGTGCCTGGCGACCTTCCCGTTCCTCTTCCTCGCCTCCCGCGTCGTCGGCGCCACGCTCTCCGGCCTGACCCGGCAGCAGATGGACGGCAACGCCGACCTGGGCAACGCGATGACCGAGCGCTTCAACGTCGGCGGCGCGACCCTCCTCAAGCTCTTCGGGCGTCGCGAGGACGAGGACGCGCTCTTCGCCCGCAAGGCCGCCAACGTGCGCGACCTGGGCATCCGCATCGCCTTCGTCACCCGCCTCTTCACCACGGCGATGATGACGGTGCCGGCGCTCGCCACGGCCCTCGTCTACGGCGTCGGCGGCCACCTCGCGCTGCGCGACCAGCTGACCATCGGCACGCTCGGCGCCCTGGCCACCCTGCTGCTGCGCCTGCTCGGCCCGCTGCAGGGCCTGTCCAACGTGCGCATCGACGTGATGACCGCGCTGGTGAGCTTCGAGCGCGTCTTCGAGGTGCTCGACCTGCCCTCCACCATCCAGGAGCGTCCCGGCGCGCGACCGCTGCCCGCCGGCAGCGCCTCGCTGGAGTTCGACGGCGTCGGCTTCACCTACCCCCGCGCCGACGAGGTCTCGCTCGCCTCGCTCGAGACCGTGGCCCGCACCGACGGCCGCGTCAACGAGCAGGTCCTGCACGACGTCACCTTCTCGGCCGCGCCGGGGGAGATGGTGGCGCTGGTCGGCCCGTCGGGCGCGGGCAAGACCACCGTCACCCACCTCGTCGCGCGCCTCTACGACGTCACCGAGGGCGTCGTGCGGGTCGGTGGCCACGACGTGCGCGACCTGACGCTGCAGTCGCTCGAGGACGCCGTCGGCTACGTCACCCAGGACGCCCACATGTTCCACGACACCGTGCGCGCCAACCTCGCCTACGCCAAGCCCGACGCCGAGGACACGCTGGTGTGGGCCGCCCTCGACGCGGCACGCATCGGCGACCTGGTGCGCTCGCTGCCCGACGGCCTCGACACCGTCGTCGGCGACCGCGGCTACCGCCTCTCC
Proteins encoded:
- a CDS encoding ABC transporter ATP-binding protein, whose amino-acid sequence is MSGMGPAFRTLRTDRSVAQQRLDRSTVRRVLRFARPHRRLIALFLVLTVVDAGLVVVNPLLIQRIIDDGILGGDPTLITLLALAMVATTLVSGVLMVLMGLLSSRIGEGLIFDLRTQVFAHVQRQSLAFFTRTQTGALVSRLNNDVIGAQRAFTSTLSGTVSNAIAVVVVGITMFALSWQVTLLCLATFPFLFLASRVVGATLSGLTRQQMDGNADLGNAMTERFNVGGATLLKLFGRREDEDALFARKAANVRDLGIRIAFVTRLFTTAMMTVPALATALVYGVGGHLALRDQLTIGTLGALATLLLRLLGPLQGLSNVRIDVMTALVSFERVFEVLDLPSTIQERPGARPLPAGSASLEFDGVGFTYPRADEVSLASLETVARTDGRVNEQVLHDVTFSAAPGEMVALVGPSGAGKTTVTHLVARLYDVTEGVVRVGGHDVRDLTLQSLEDAVGYVTQDAHMFHDTVRANLAYAKPDAEDTLVWAALDAARIGDLVRSLPDGLDTVVGDRGYRLSGGERQRLAIARLLLKAPPIVVLDEATAHLDSESETAVQRALDAALAGRTSLVIAHRLSTVRHADRILVLDGGRVVQSGTHAELLAEGGLYADLYRTQFLDDTPKAGAGV